AACCAATAGTAATAAATGTTTGAGGGTCAGTCAAATCAATAATTGCCCGATAAAAAGAAATGCCATTGATTTTACCCTTGTTTACTTTTACAGTTTGAGCTGTAGCAGGCAGTACTAGAGACGAACTTTTTGCCAAGAAAGCACCAGCCAAAAATAAAAAAGACCGACGCCACATCTTGGAACTTACCATAATTCACTTCTCACTCTATTGTCTAGATTGAAATCCCTAAGCCCTTGTTGATTCTGTCAATGTGGAGACGATTATAGAAAGATGCGGAATAAGGAAGACAAGGGGGAGTAGTAAACATTAACTACTAACTACTAACCACTAACAAATCACAAATGATCAATGACCAATGACAAATTATTATCGATACATTTTGTTTTACAAACCCTATGGGGTTTTGTGTCAATTTACTCGAGATACTCCTACTCGTAGCACATTAAAAGACTATATCTCGATTCCTGATGTGTATCCGGTGGGGCGTTTAGATTGGGACAGTGAAGGTTTATTGTTGTTGACGAATCACGGACAACTACAAAATCGACTTTGTGATCCTCGGTTTGGACATGAACGTACTTACTGGGTACAGGTGGAACGCATTCCTGATACTGCTGCTATGCAAAAATTAGAAGCAGGTGTAATAATCCGGGATTACCGTACTCAACCAGCTAAGGTGAAACTGTTGTCAGAAGAACCAATCTTACCTGAGCGTGACCCGCCGATTCGATTTCGTAAGAATGTACCGACAGCATGGCTGGAAATGGTTTTGACAGAGGGAAAAATCGGCAAGTACGGAGAATGACGGCTGCGGTGGGTTTTCCGACTTTACGACTGGTACGAGTAGCGATCGCTCATTTATACTTAGATAATCTTAAACTAGGCCAGTGGCGTGATTTGACACCAAAGGAAATAAAGTCACTGTACAACTTAACTTTTCCAAATCTCTCCTCAGGGAAGCAAAAGGGCTTACAAATAAAGGCACAAAGCAAAGGACAGTCTTGATGAAACAATTTCACCTTTTTTGTTCCCTGTTCCCTGTATTCTTCTTAATATAAGTTCTTATTAGTTTTTTCACGGAAATTAGACTATAAACAGTATAATAATCTTTTATTTTTGACCTCCTTAGTTAACACCAGCGCTTGGGTGCAAGCTTAAGTCTTATGAGCCTTAATCAGCGATCTAGCTGGCATCATGCTTGCCAACAACAACATAATATGGTTTCTGCAACACCTGCACGCTTGGAACTTGTACCAGAAAGAGCTTCCGAAGTCGAAACTTGCACAGCAGAATCCTGGCGTCGTACCCAAGAAGAACTGTTATGGTATCGCAAATTGTATGAAAATACACCTTGCCTGTACTTAACAATCAATCAAGATGGAATAATATTATCTGTCAATAAATTTGGTGCTACTAGTCTTGGCTATTCTCCAGAAGAATTAGTACAACAGTCTGTTCTGAATTTATTTGCTCAATCAGAACAGTATAGACTATCTCATGCATTGATGACGTTATTTGAGGATGCACAAGAAAACGAAATTGTCAATCTTGAACTGCGCTTAAATTGCCCTACCAGTCAAATGAAATGGGTAAAAGTCGTGGCAAGGATACTGCATCCTGAAAAGGAAAATCCATTGATTTCAATAGTTTTTGAAGACATAACTGTTCATAAGCTTTCAGAAGATGCCTTGCGAGAAAGCGAACAGCGCTTTCACACAATGGCAAATACCGCACCTGTGATGTTGTGGATGGCTGACTCCAAAGGATTATGTAATTTTTTTAACCAGTCATGGTTAGAATTTACTGGACGCAATCAGGAACAAGAGCAAGGTTTAAGTTGGCTAGAAGAAGTACATCCCGAAGATAAAAATTTCTGTACACAGACCTACGAAACCGCTTTCAATACACGCACGAAGTTTCAAATAGAATATCGCTTCAAGCGTGCTGATGGAGAATATCGTTGGATTTTAAATACTGGTGTGCCTCGATTTACTCCCAGTGGAAACTTTGCTGGTTATATTGGTTCAGCTATAGATATCACAGAGCGAAAATTAGCGGAAGTTGCTCTTAAAGAAAGCCAAAAAGCGACACAAGCACAATTAGAGGAATTAGAAAGCCTCAATCGCCTCAAAGATGAATTTCTCAGTACAGTTTCTCATGAACTAAGGACGCCACTCACCAACATGAAAATGGCTATACAAATGCTGGGAATTGCTCTTAATCAAGAGCAAAAATTGCTTTTAGAAATAGCAAAACCCTATCCAGAACGCTCAAAAGTGGCTCGTTACTTCCAAATTTTAAACAATGAATGTGAGCGAGAAATCAATTTGATAAATAACTTTTTAGATTTACAACGTCTAGATACAACTGCCAAACCCTTAGTATTAGAAACTATTCAAGTCCAAGAATGGTTAGAAAGGGTGGTAGAACTATTTCAAGCACGCAACCGCAACTGTTCTTTACACAATTTACAACTGAGGATAGCTGATAACCTTCCCAGTTTCATTTGCGATCAATTTAGCTTGGAGCGTATTTTAATAGAACTGTTGACAAATGCTTGTAAATTTAGTCCTCCAGGCGCAGAAATTATCATTTCTGCTCAGTCAAAGCCCAATTTCATGCAAATTCAGGTCAGTAATGATGGTGTAGAAATCCCTGTATCAGAATTACCACGGATCTTTGATAAATTTTACCGGATTCCCAGTAACGATCCTTGGAAACAGGGAGGTACAGGATTAGGGTTAGCATTGGTAGAAAAACTCACCAAGCACATGGGAGGAACTATTAAGGTAGAAAGTGGGTCAGATCGTACTTGTTTTACGATTCAACTTCCATTGTTATGAAGCGTTGAACATTAAACATTATAAAAATCGTCAGTACCCAATTCTCAACTACCAATTACCAAATTTAAAGAAATGTTTTGTAATGTGCTGCTTAAGATTATTTTAATGGCAAGTTATTGTAAGGAGTCGACTTGCCAAGATATATGATATTTGGCTAATATGCGTAAAAATTAAGACTGCCACAAAAACTCACATGTGAAACTACAATCATTTGTAGGTCTACTATAGGCAGGGGCTGCCGATTGTGGCACTTTGAGCGTAGTAGCCACAAGCACCTTGGAGCGGGAATTAAGGAACTTCCACAATGCTGATTTGCCCTCAGTGTAAATTTGAAAACCCCATTTCCAACAAATTCTGTCAAAAATGTGGGGCGTCCCTGACCCACAAGTTCTGTCCACAATGCGATACCCAAGTGCCTGTGGATGCACAACAGTGTCATAACTGCGGTGCCGAATGTGGCAAAGTTTGGTGGGCAATTATTACCAAAGTAGGAGATTCACAAGTAACAGGAGATTTTAATGAACCAGAGAAGGAGATAGGCGGTAGCGAGGAGAGTGCGAGTGTCTCCACATCACCATCTCAGGTAGTCTCCGTTTCTGCTTCTACTCTATCTCTTCTGTCAGAAGATCCCTACTTAGACCAGCAAAAGCGCTATCAGTTGCTACAACCACTGCCAAACTTGGTAGATTTAGCGCCTCATACTCAAGTGTATGTACGAGTTTTAGATTGTCTGCCTTATCAGGTTTCTCCTCTAGAAGCAATGATTGCTAATCAGCATCAGGGACTAGTAACGCCTGCAATAGAGGCTAGTGGTGTTCCTGCTTTTGCTAAAGCATATATTGCTTTAGCAGCCTATACTCATCAAGGTATACCACCTATTCACGATGCATGGCAAAACGAAAACATACAAGTGGTACTCATTGAAGACCGTTCTGATTGGAAGTATTTGCTAGATTTATGGCGCGATGAGTCAACTAGTTGTCTACAAATGATCAACTGCTTCTATCAGATGACACAACTTTGGGCACTGCTAGAACCCCTGAATAGTTGTCACAGTCTCTTGGATTTATCGAATTTGCGGTTGGATGAAGACCAAGCAGTGGCGTTACAAATGTTATATGTATCACCGTTCCAGCAAAGCAGTACTGACAACATACTGACTCATGAAGAAAATAATACACCTGAGCAAATTGAAGATGTTTTAAATATTCAAGCTCTAGCCCAAGTCTGGCACAAGCTTTTTAGTGAGTCTCAACGCACACAATTTGGTTCTTTGTTACAACTTTTGACAGATTTGGAAGCAGGTAAGATTAATAATTTGTTGCAGTTACAGTCTAGTTTGCAAGCGATCGCTACAGAATTACAACCAACTTCTAGTTTCAATGACTCAGATGTGACTTCAACAGTCAATTTAGTTACTAATTCACCGACTATTCTGCAACTAGGTGAGCCACAAGAAGACAATGCTTCAAAAAATGATGATATGCCAACGGTAGTCCTACCAATGCAGCTAATCAGCTTAGAACATGCTGGACTTACCGATGTTGGGCGTCAACGACATCATAACGAAGACTACTTTGGTATTGATACCAAAATAACTAAGCTGGAATTGCCTACTAGCCGCAATGTCCAAGCTCGTGCTTTGTATATTCTTTGTGATGGTATGGGTGGACATGCTGGTGGGGAAGTAGCCAGCGCCTTAGCTGTTAACACTGTGCAAAAATACTTTCAAACTCATTGGGTCGATCATAAATTACCTACAGAAGAACAAATCCGCGAAGCAGTAGGACAAGCAAACCAAGCAATTTATAATGTTAATCAACAAGATGCCCGGTCTGGTGTTGGGCGTATGGGTACGACTTTAGTGATGCTGTTAATCCAAGATACTCAAGCAGTTGTAGCCCATGTAGGCGATAGTCGCCTTTATCGCCTGACTCGCAAGGGAGGCTTAGAACAAATAACAGTAGATCATGAAGTTGGTCAACGAGAAATCTCACGAGGAGTAGAGCCTAGTGTGGCATATACCCGACCAGATGCATACCAACTCACACAAGCTCTTGGTCCTCGTGATGAACACTCAATTTCTGCCGATGTGCAATTTTTGGATATTGCTGAAGATAGCCTGTTTATATTAGCATCGGACGGTTTATCAGATAATGATCTACTAGAAACTCACTGTTCAACTCATTTACTTCCCCTACTAAGTTCTGGTACTAACCTGGAAACTGGCGTCAGGGATTTAATTGATTTGGCAAACGACTACAATGGTCATGACAACATCACCATTGTACTGATTAGGGCAAAAGTACGCCCTAATTTAGATAGTCAAAATATGGTTAATGGTTAATGGTTAGTGGTTGTTTGTTGTTTAGAGAAACAAACAACAATCAACTACCAACTACTAACTACCAACTACCAACAATTCCCATTCCCTTAGTTACTTTGTAATGTGGTTATTCTGACCCTGTTAGAACCGCAACAAAAAACGCCCCTCCAGGAGTGGCATTTTGAAGACGAGTCCGTGATTCGGATTGGTCGTTCGGCGGATAATCATGTTGTTTTAACCGATACTCTTGTATCCCGATACCATCTTGAACTTAGACATATCAGTTCTGGTTATGATGACAGTTCCTGGCAGGTGATTAGTAAAGGTACGAATGGTACTTTTCTTAATGGTGTGCTGGTAACTCAAAGTCATGTACCAAATGATTCACTACTGCAATTGGCGTGGGGAGGCCCAATCCTAAAGTTTCACATTCAGCAGACAAGGGTTCAAAACAGGTCAACACACTCGCTTAGTAGTTGTACCCACGAAGGAAACTCCCCTAATAATCTGTTTTGTATCCATTGTGGTCAACCCTTGACTGTCCTCAAAACCATTCACGATTATCAGGTGTTGCGGACACTGGGACAGGGAGGTATGGGTACGACCTACCTGGCTTGGGATGAAACTGGAAAAATCAGCGGACAGCCTCAGCTTTTGGTGTTGAAGCAAATGAATGCTGACATGGCCAAAATTGCTAAGGCCCGTGAACTATTTGAAAGAGAGGCCAACACTCTCAAATCTCTTCATCATCCCGGAATTCCCCAATATTATGATTTTTTTGAGGAAGGAGGAAAAAGATATCTGGCAATGGAATTAGTTCATGGCCAGGATTTAGAAAAATTGATTTTATACAAAGGGCCTGTGACTCCATCTCAGGCAATCGCTTGGATGATCCAAACCTGTGACATCTTAGACTATTTACATAGCCAAGAACCTCCGCTAATTCATCGCGATATCAAACCTGCAAACTTGATGGTGCGGAATTCAAATAATGGCATAGTTGTGTTGGATTTTGGCGCAGTGAAAGAAATTGTTGGCACTGCACCTGGTACTCGAATTGGTGCAGAAGGTTATTGCGCCCCTGAACAGGAACGGGGACAACCTCTTACCCAATCTGATTTATATGCCATTGGCCCAACACTCATTTATCTGCTGAGTGGTGAAAATCCTTTCAAGTTTTACCGCCAGCAAGGGCGAAGCTTTCGGTTTGATTTGACGAAAGTCCCCACTATTACCCCTAAACTAGCAGAAGTAATTAATCGCGTTACACAACCATTGCCACGCGATCGCTATCAAACAGCAAAGGACTTAGCTGTTGCCTTAGCAACTTGTCAATAAGAAATAGTTGGTAGTTAGCAGTTGATTGTTGGTAGTTGATTGTTAGTAAGTTTTCCAAACAACAAACAACCAACAACAAACAACTCTATTCCTACTCTTCGTCCCAAGCCTCTACTGCTAATAAATCACTAACAGGGTCTTGCATATTAAATCCAAAATCCAATAACTCTTTTTTCCAATACTGCCACTCATTACCGAACAGCAGAGCGATTTTCCAGATACTATCAGTTGGCTTGATAATGTTTGAGTCTACGAGTGATTGCACGTTACGCTGCAATTTCACCATTGGGTGAATTACTTGCTGAATCATAACCTCGATTGAATTTCAATTCAGATTTGGTTTGGTAAATGCTTAGTCAAAACTGCTTTCCATTTCGGAACTATTGCCGAACCGTAGAGTTTAGTACTTTGGTAAAGCTAGTCTTAGCTTCTTAAATATATCATAACTAACTCTACTTAGTTGCTATCAAATTCGGTTTTGTACGGTAATCACCACTAAAAAAGTTTAATTGTGACTACCAGCCATTGCAGACACTTATATCAACAAATCGCATCTCTTCCAAGCATAGATAATATAGCTGGGAAAGGATAGTATGATTTTATTCGTTTTTTCATTAACATGTGTGCATTAATTGACAAACCCATAGAAACAAGGGCTTAACGGTAGATTTTTGAGTAACAGCAAAATTTACAGGATTAAGACATCTACCATTTCTAGGAAATTTTTATATAGGATATCGTAATCCTTTGGAGTTGGAGAATATAAATTTCAATTTTTATAAAAATTTAATGTTTTACCAACCTAGACTCCTTCTGCCTTCTGTATTGTGTTTTAATAAAATGATTGTATCCATTGCCATTCTTGTCTTAGACCGTCAGATAAAGAAACTTGTGGCTGATATCCTAAAATCTTTCGTGCTTTTGACACATCTGCCGCAGTGTGACGGGCATCTCCCATTGCTTTTTCTATATAGTTCTTTTTGATGAGATGTCCAACTATTTCTTCCATTGTGTTTAAAACTTCTGCTAAAACAACTGTACTACCA
Above is a genomic segment from Fischerella sp. JS2 containing:
- a CDS encoding PAS domain-containing sensor histidine kinase; this encodes MSLNQRSSWHHACQQQHNMVSATPARLELVPERASEVETCTAESWRRTQEELLWYRKLYENTPCLYLTINQDGIILSVNKFGATSLGYSPEELVQQSVLNLFAQSEQYRLSHALMTLFEDAQENEIVNLELRLNCPTSQMKWVKVVARILHPEKENPLISIVFEDITVHKLSEDALRESEQRFHTMANTAPVMLWMADSKGLCNFFNQSWLEFTGRNQEQEQGLSWLEEVHPEDKNFCTQTYETAFNTRTKFQIEYRFKRADGEYRWILNTGVPRFTPSGNFAGYIGSAIDITERKLAEVALKESQKATQAQLEELESLNRLKDEFLSTVSHELRTPLTNMKMAIQMLGIALNQEQKLLLEIAKPYPERSKVARYFQILNNECEREINLINNFLDLQRLDTTAKPLVLETIQVQEWLERVVELFQARNRNCSLHNLQLRIADNLPSFICDQFSLERILIELLTNACKFSPPGAEIIISAQSKPNFMQIQVSNDGVEIPVSELPRIFDKFYRIPSNDPWKQGGTGLGLALVEKLTKHMGGTIKVESGSDRTCFTIQLPLL
- a CDS encoding DUF4327 family protein, which gives rise to MIQQVIHPMVKLQRNVQSLVDSNIIKPTDSIWKIALLFGNEWQYWKKELLDFGFNMQDPVSDLLAVEAWDEE
- a CDS encoding serine/threonine phosphatase; the protein is MLICPQCKFENPISNKFCQKCGASLTHKFCPQCDTQVPVDAQQCHNCGAECGKVWWAIITKVGDSQVTGDFNEPEKEIGGSEESASVSTSPSQVVSVSASTLSLLSEDPYLDQQKRYQLLQPLPNLVDLAPHTQVYVRVLDCLPYQVSPLEAMIANQHQGLVTPAIEASGVPAFAKAYIALAAYTHQGIPPIHDAWQNENIQVVLIEDRSDWKYLLDLWRDESTSCLQMINCFYQMTQLWALLEPLNSCHSLLDLSNLRLDEDQAVALQMLYVSPFQQSSTDNILTHEENNTPEQIEDVLNIQALAQVWHKLFSESQRTQFGSLLQLLTDLEAGKINNLLQLQSSLQAIATELQPTSSFNDSDVTSTVNLVTNSPTILQLGEPQEDNASKNDDMPTVVLPMQLISLEHAGLTDVGRQRHHNEDYFGIDTKITKLELPTSRNVQARALYILCDGMGGHAGGEVASALAVNTVQKYFQTHWVDHKLPTEEQIREAVGQANQAIYNVNQQDARSGVGRMGTTLVMLLIQDTQAVVAHVGDSRLYRLTRKGGLEQITVDHEVGQREISRGVEPSVAYTRPDAYQLTQALGPRDEHSISADVQFLDIAEDSLFILASDGLSDNDLLETHCSTHLLPLLSSGTNLETGVRDLIDLANDYNGHDNITIVLIRAKVRPNLDSQNMVNG
- a CDS encoding FHA domain-containing serine/threonine-protein kinase, translated to MVILTLLEPQQKTPLQEWHFEDESVIRIGRSADNHVVLTDTLVSRYHLELRHISSGYDDSSWQVISKGTNGTFLNGVLVTQSHVPNDSLLQLAWGGPILKFHIQQTRVQNRSTHSLSSCTHEGNSPNNLFCIHCGQPLTVLKTIHDYQVLRTLGQGGMGTTYLAWDETGKISGQPQLLVLKQMNADMAKIAKARELFEREANTLKSLHHPGIPQYYDFFEEGGKRYLAMELVHGQDLEKLILYKGPVTPSQAIAWMIQTCDILDYLHSQEPPLIHRDIKPANLMVRNSNNGIVVLDFGAVKEIVGTAPGTRIGAEGYCAPEQERGQPLTQSDLYAIGPTLIYLLSGENPFKFYRQQGRSFRFDLTKVPTITPKLAEVINRVTQPLPRDRYQTAKDLAVALATCQ